The following proteins are encoded in a genomic region of Streptomyces collinus Tu 365:
- a CDS encoding M48 family metallopeptidase → MSDDGRERTGHERVPSRQRRRFPGISSRAYEHPADRSALVALRRLSGFDTVFKALSGLLPERSLRLLFLSDSVRVSERQFSHLHTMLLDACYILDLEKVPPMYVTQDPQPNAMCIGLDEPIIVVTTGLVELLDEEEMRAVVGHEVGHALSGHSVYRTVLLFLTTLALKVAWIPLGNLAVMAIVTALREWFRKSELSADRAGLLVGQDLRASMRGLMKMAGGNHLHEMNVDAFLEQAEEYEAGGDLRDSVLKILNVLPRSHPFATVRAAELKKWAESRDHQRIMDGHYPRRSEDKDTSVGDSFRESAASYAGDVKDSKDPLMKLVTDLAGGAGDLGGRVRRGFDGFRGAPPSKDDPRGGQDQRDGESPRDTPPAS, encoded by the coding sequence ATGTCGGACGACGGCCGCGAGCGGACCGGACACGAGCGCGTGCCGAGCAGGCAGCGCAGGCGCTTCCCGGGGATCTCCTCGCGCGCGTACGAGCACCCGGCCGACCGGTCGGCGCTGGTGGCGCTGCGCAGGCTCAGTGGCTTCGACACGGTGTTCAAGGCGCTCAGCGGGCTGCTGCCGGAGCGCAGCCTGCGACTGCTGTTCCTGTCCGACTCGGTGCGGGTCTCGGAGCGGCAGTTCTCCCACCTGCACACCATGCTGCTGGACGCCTGCTACATCCTGGACCTGGAGAAGGTCCCGCCGATGTACGTCACGCAGGACCCGCAGCCGAACGCGATGTGCATCGGGCTCGACGAGCCGATCATCGTGGTCACCACGGGGCTGGTCGAACTGCTCGACGAGGAGGAGATGCGGGCGGTCGTCGGGCACGAGGTGGGGCACGCCCTGTCCGGGCACTCGGTGTACCGCACGGTGCTGCTGTTCCTGACGACGCTGGCGCTGAAGGTCGCCTGGATCCCGCTGGGGAACCTGGCGGTCATGGCGATCGTGACGGCGCTGCGGGAGTGGTTCCGCAAGTCGGAGCTGTCCGCCGACCGGGCGGGGCTGCTGGTGGGGCAGGACCTGCGGGCCTCGATGCGCGGCCTGATGAAGATGGCGGGCGGCAACCACCTGCACGAGATGAACGTGGACGCCTTCCTGGAGCAGGCCGAGGAGTACGAGGCCGGCGGCGATCTGCGCGACTCCGTGCTGAAGATCCTGAACGTGCTGCCCCGCTCGCACCCCTTCGCCACCGTCCGGGCGGCCGAGCTGAAGAAGTGGGCCGAGTCGCGGGACCACCAGCGGATCATGGACGGGCACTACCCGCGGCGCAGCGAGGACAAGGACACCTCGGTGGGTGACTCCTTCCGCGAGTCCGCGGCGAGCTACGCCGGGGATGTGAAGGACTCCAAGGACCCGCTGATGAAGCTGGTGACGGATCTCGCGGGCGGCGCGGGTGACCTGGGCGGCCGGGTCCGGCGCGGCTTCGACGGCTTCCGCGGCGCCCCGCCGTCCAAGGACGACCCGCGGGGCGGGCAGGACCAGCGGGACGGGGAGAGCCCGCGGGACACGCCGCCCGCCTCCTGA
- a CDS encoding glutamate-5-semialdehyde dehydrogenase has protein sequence MTTLSPYDSMSPVTQAAYRARAAAADLAPLPRAAKDDALLAVADALEVRTGEIVEANAEDVARARENGTSEAIVDRLTLTPERVRAIASDVRDVAKLPDPVGEVVRGSTLPNGIDLRQVRVPLGVVGIVYEARPNVTVDAAALCLKSGNAVLLRGSASAYASNTALVRVVRDAVGGAGLPADAVQLVPGESRESVRELMRARGLVDVLIPRGGASLIRTVVSESTVPVIETGTGNCHVYVDAQADIDMAIDILINSKAHRVSVCNAAETLLVHQDIAPAFLPRALDALAEAGVTVHADERVLALAEGSKATVVEATPEDWETEYLSYDIAAAVVDSLDKAVEHIRLWTSGHTEAIVTTSQQAARRFTQLVDSTTVAVNASTRFTDGGQFGFGAEIGISTQKLHARGPMGLPELTSTKYIVTGDGHVRR, from the coding sequence ATGACCACGCTCTCGCCGTACGACTCCATGTCCCCGGTCACCCAGGCCGCCTACCGGGCCAGGGCCGCCGCCGCCGACCTCGCGCCGCTCCCGCGCGCCGCCAAGGACGACGCGCTGCTCGCGGTGGCCGACGCCCTGGAGGTCCGCACCGGCGAGATCGTCGAGGCCAACGCCGAGGACGTGGCCAGGGCCAGGGAGAACGGCACCAGCGAGGCCATCGTCGACCGGCTCACCCTCACCCCCGAACGGGTCCGGGCCATCGCCTCCGACGTCCGTGACGTCGCGAAGCTGCCCGATCCGGTCGGCGAGGTCGTCCGCGGCTCCACCCTGCCCAACGGCATCGACCTGCGCCAGGTCCGCGTGCCGCTCGGCGTGGTCGGCATCGTCTACGAGGCCCGCCCCAACGTCACCGTCGACGCCGCCGCCCTCTGCCTGAAGTCCGGCAACGCCGTCCTGCTGCGCGGCTCCGCCTCCGCCTACGCGTCCAACACCGCCCTGGTCCGGGTCGTCCGGGACGCCGTCGGCGGCGCCGGACTGCCCGCCGACGCCGTCCAGCTCGTGCCCGGCGAGAGCCGCGAATCCGTGCGCGAACTGATGCGCGCCCGCGGGCTCGTCGACGTGCTGATCCCGCGCGGCGGCGCCTCCCTGATCCGGACCGTGGTCAGCGAGTCCACCGTCCCCGTCATCGAGACCGGCACCGGCAACTGCCACGTCTACGTCGACGCCCAGGCCGACATCGACATGGCGATCGACATCCTGATCAACTCCAAGGCCCACCGGGTCAGCGTCTGCAACGCCGCCGAGACCCTCCTGGTCCACCAGGACATCGCCCCCGCGTTCCTGCCGCGCGCCCTCGACGCCCTCGCCGAGGCCGGGGTCACCGTCCACGCCGACGAGCGGGTGCTCGCCCTCGCCGAGGGCTCCAAGGCCACCGTCGTCGAGGCCACCCCCGAGGACTGGGAGACGGAGTACCTCTCGTACGACATCGCCGCCGCCGTCGTGGACTCCCTCGACAAGGCCGTCGAGCACATCCGGCTGTGGACCTCCGGCCACACCGAGGCCATCGTCACCACCTCCCAGCAGGCGGCCCGCCGCTTCACCCAGCTGGTCGACTCCACCACCGTCGCCGTGAACGCCTCCACCCGCTTCACCGACGGCGGCCAGTTCGGCTTCGGCGCCGAGATCGGCATCTCCACCCAGAAGCTGCACGCCCGCGGCCCCATGGGCCTTCCGGAGCTGACCAGCACCAAGTACATCGTCACCGGCGACGGTCACGTGCGCCGCTGA
- the proB gene encoding glutamate 5-kinase, whose protein sequence is MGEARRIVVKVGSSSLTTAAGGLDADRVDALVDVLARSRGGGEREVVLVSSGAIAAGLAPLGLRRRPKDLARQQAAASVGQGLLVARYTASFARYGVRVGQVLLTSDDMSRRAHHRNASRTLDKLLAMGAFPIVNENDTVATDEIRFGDNDRLAALVAHLVHADLLVLLSDVDGVYDGDPGRPGTSRIAEVRGPADLAEVEIGSAGKAGVGTGGMVTKVEAAGIAAAAGIPVVLTSAVHAAEALAGGDTGTYFHPTGKRSADRLLWLQHASTPQGSLTLDDGAVRAVVERRTSLLPAGIAAVEGEFSAGDPVELRDGSGRAVARGLVNFDAKEIPQLIGRSTRELARELGPAYEREVVHRDDLVLLHSQHS, encoded by the coding sequence GTGGGCGAGGCCCGCAGGATCGTCGTCAAGGTGGGCTCCTCGTCGCTGACCACCGCCGCCGGCGGCCTGGACGCCGACCGCGTCGACGCGCTGGTCGACGTCCTGGCCAGGAGCCGCGGCGGCGGGGAGCGCGAGGTCGTCCTCGTCTCCTCCGGAGCCATCGCCGCCGGCCTGGCCCCGCTCGGCCTGCGCCGCCGCCCCAAGGACCTGGCCCGCCAGCAGGCCGCCGCCAGCGTCGGCCAGGGCCTGCTCGTCGCCCGCTACACCGCCTCCTTCGCCCGCTACGGCGTCCGCGTCGGCCAGGTGCTGCTCACCAGCGACGACATGAGCCGCCGAGCCCACCACCGCAACGCCTCCCGCACCCTGGACAAGCTGCTGGCCATGGGCGCCTTCCCGATCGTCAACGAGAACGACACCGTCGCCACCGACGAGATCCGCTTCGGCGACAACGACCGCCTGGCCGCGCTCGTCGCCCACCTCGTCCACGCCGACCTGCTCGTGCTCCTCTCCGACGTCGACGGCGTCTACGACGGCGACCCCGGCAGGCCGGGCACCTCGCGGATAGCCGAGGTGCGCGGCCCCGCCGACCTCGCCGAGGTCGAGATCGGCAGCGCCGGCAAGGCGGGCGTCGGCACCGGCGGCATGGTCACCAAGGTCGAGGCCGCCGGGATCGCCGCGGCCGCCGGCATCCCGGTGGTGCTGACCAGTGCCGTGCACGCCGCCGAGGCCCTGGCCGGCGGCGACACCGGTACCTACTTCCACCCCACCGGCAAACGCTCGGCTGACCGGCTGCTGTGGCTGCAGCACGCCTCCACCCCGCAGGGCTCCCTTACCCTGGACGACGGCGCCGTCCGCGCGGTCGTCGAGCGGCGCACGTCCCTGCTGCCCGCCGGAATCGCCGCCGTCGAGGGCGAGTTCAGCGCCGGCGACCCCGTGGAGCTGCGCGACGGCAGCGGACGCGCGGTCGCCCGCGGACTCGTCAACTTCGACGCCAAGGAGATCCCCCAGCTGATCGGCCGCTCCACCCGGGAGCTGGCGCGCGAGCTGGGCCCCGCGTACGAACGCGAGGTCGTACACAGGGACGACCTGGTGCTGCTGCACTCGCAACACTCGTAA
- a CDS encoding glycosyltransferase 87 family protein, protein MTVIAFSGDRRRLPVAVGACLLSFAAFWLAQRAAHVTMVDLMVYRAEGAAVRAGGDLYALRATAAHLPPTYPPFAALLFTALTLPDTTLLRTLATAGNLALLVVFVRLSLRLVGHARVESVWWVAAAAVWCEPVWTTVRYGQVNLLLAVLVLWDLARHPAGRCGRWAGAGLGIAAAIKLTPALFPAFLLATGVTARLGGEHGGPWLRHARGAAAAFAGATLLAAAALPYDSWRYWTDVAFRPDRAGHPEATANQALRGVLARLTHHPDPGTPWLAVAAVVAVLGLAVAVSAESRGARAWAVCACAVTALLISPVSWTHHWVWCVPVVPLLWTRGHRVAAVGTALVFCSYVPWWVPHGTGRPELHLTAPQLALSALYAGAGALFLVLTRTSLPVSRPRSPARQAVTKE, encoded by the coding sequence GTGACCGTGATCGCGTTCTCCGGAGACCGGCGCCGGCTGCCGGTGGCCGTGGGCGCGTGCCTGCTGTCCTTCGCGGCGTTCTGGCTGGCCCAGCGGGCCGCGCACGTGACGATGGTCGACCTGATGGTCTACCGGGCCGAGGGCGCCGCCGTCCGCGCGGGCGGTGACCTGTACGCCCTGCGGGCGACCGCGGCCCACCTGCCTCCCACCTATCCGCCGTTCGCGGCGCTGCTGTTCACGGCTCTGACGCTGCCGGACACGACGCTCCTGCGCACGCTGGCCACGGCCGGGAACCTCGCGCTGCTGGTGGTCTTCGTACGCCTGTCGCTGCGACTCGTCGGCCACGCGCGCGTGGAGAGCGTCTGGTGGGTGGCCGCGGCGGCCGTGTGGTGCGAGCCGGTGTGGACGACCGTGCGCTACGGCCAGGTCAACCTGCTGCTGGCCGTCCTGGTGCTGTGGGACCTCGCCCGCCACCCGGCCGGCCGGTGCGGCCGCTGGGCCGGGGCGGGACTCGGGATCGCCGCCGCGATCAAGCTGACGCCCGCGCTGTTCCCCGCGTTCCTGCTCGCCACGGGCGTCACGGCCCGCCTGGGCGGCGAGCACGGGGGGCCGTGGCTGCGGCACGCGCGCGGGGCGGCCGCCGCGTTCGCCGGGGCGACGCTGCTCGCGGCGGCGGCGCTGCCGTACGACTCGTGGCGGTACTGGACGGACGTCGCGTTCCGCCCGGACCGGGCCGGGCATCCGGAGGCGACCGCCAACCAGGCCCTGCGCGGCGTCCTGGCGCGTCTGACACACCACCCGGATCCCGGGACGCCCTGGCTCGCCGTCGCGGCCGTGGTGGCGGTCCTGGGCCTGGCCGTGGCGGTCTCGGCGGAGTCGCGGGGCGCGCGGGCCTGGGCGGTGTGCGCCTGCGCGGTCACGGCGCTGCTGATCAGCCCGGTGTCGTGGACGCACCACTGGGTGTGGTGCGTGCCCGTCGTGCCGCTGCTGTGGACCCGGGGCCACCGGGTGGCCGCCGTGGGCACGGCGCTGGTCTTCTGCTCGTACGTCCCCTGGTGGGTGCCGCACGGCACGGGGCGGCCCGAACTGCACCTGACCGCTCCGCAGTTGGCCCTGTCGGCGCTCTACGCGGGGGCCGGTGCGCTGTTCCTCGTCCTCACCCGGACCTCGCTCCCGGTGTCCCGGCCGCGCTCCCCCGCGCGTCAGGCCGTGACGAAGGAGTAG
- a CDS encoding LCP family protein, with protein MNDRYDTGDAGYGAAPYELVGYDEHGQPVYRQIPAQQAPQHEQPYDPYGRQGYGYDPYATGGGQQQSPAYDPYDTGQQPAAAPGYDPYGAGNPYDPYGTGSHPTAAPYDPYGQTAPDGRRQPRGAEQTAYIPQQAGPGDRARHPGGHEGDHAGPEEPVGPAGPGDPGDPGDGDRDYRTEQFAFVEDPDGDSEDVIDWLKFTENRTERREEARRRARARVLALVVVLALVAVGGIGWLWYAGKLPGLSSSGSGTGAGSTPVSAQKRDVIVVHLHNTGKGGTSTALLVDNTTTKQGTTVLLPNSLAVSGDDGTATTLAKSVDDDGASGTRDQLDTVLGTDIQGSWRLDTPYLQNLVDLVGNIDLDTNADVPDPSAKKKGTAPLVHQGKAQTLSGKMAVAYATYRAPGEAQNAQLERFGQVMQGVLRKLSSDPSAATTTVQTLAQILDPPLTDKDLGTFLARLADLAKGGDYRTALLPVQPDGTLTARTSDSVVKDILGGTAKSPDAGSAVRVSVQNATGVKDDTEKARVVLLNGGFTFLEGGTAAGTQTASKVLYADAAGKANAAEVAKTLGLPASAVAKGTVSSGADVSVVLGGDYKPSAS; from the coding sequence GTGAACGACCGATACGACACGGGTGACGCCGGCTACGGCGCCGCACCGTACGAACTCGTCGGCTACGACGAGCACGGCCAGCCCGTGTACCGCCAGATCCCGGCACAGCAGGCGCCGCAGCACGAGCAGCCCTACGACCCGTACGGCCGGCAGGGCTACGGCTACGACCCGTACGCCACGGGCGGCGGACAGCAGCAGAGCCCGGCCTACGACCCGTACGACACCGGTCAGCAGCCGGCCGCGGCGCCCGGCTACGACCCCTACGGCGCCGGCAACCCCTACGACCCCTACGGCACCGGCTCGCACCCCACCGCGGCCCCCTACGACCCCTACGGTCAGACGGCCCCGGACGGCCGCCGGCAGCCCCGGGGCGCCGAGCAGACCGCGTACATCCCGCAGCAGGCCGGCCCCGGCGACCGGGCGCGGCACCCGGGCGGCCACGAGGGCGACCACGCGGGGCCCGAGGAGCCCGTGGGACCGGCCGGACCGGGGGACCCGGGGGACCCGGGGGACGGTGACCGGGACTACCGCACCGAACAGTTCGCGTTCGTGGAGGACCCGGACGGTGACTCCGAGGACGTCATCGACTGGCTGAAGTTCACCGAGAACCGCACCGAGCGCCGCGAGGAGGCCCGCCGCCGCGCCCGCGCGCGGGTACTCGCCCTGGTCGTCGTCCTGGCCCTCGTCGCCGTCGGGGGGATCGGCTGGCTCTGGTACGCCGGGAAGCTGCCCGGTCTGTCCTCCTCCGGCTCGGGGACGGGCGCGGGGTCGACACCGGTGAGCGCCCAGAAACGCGACGTGATCGTCGTCCACCTGCACAACACCGGCAAGGGCGGCACCTCCACGGCCCTGCTGGTGGACAACACCACCACCAAGCAGGGCACCACCGTCCTGCTGCCCAACTCCCTGGCCGTGTCCGGCGACGACGGCACCGCCACGACCCTCGCCAAGTCGGTCGACGACGACGGCGCCTCCGGCACCCGCGACCAGCTCGACACCGTCCTCGGCACCGACATCCAGGGCAGCTGGCGGCTGGACACCCCCTACCTGCAGAACCTCGTCGACCTGGTCGGCAACATCGACCTGGACACCAACGCCGACGTGCCCGACCCGTCCGCCAAGAAGAAGGGCACCGCGCCGCTCGTCCACCAGGGCAAGGCCCAGACCCTCAGCGGCAAGATGGCCGTCGCCTACGCCACCTACCGCGCCCCCGGCGAGGCCCAGAACGCCCAGCTCGAGCGGTTCGGGCAGGTCATGCAGGGCGTGCTGCGCAAGCTCTCGTCCGATCCGTCGGCCGCCACGACCACCGTGCAGACCCTCGCGCAGATCCTCGACCCGCCGCTGACCGACAAGGACCTCGGCACCTTCCTCGCCCGGCTCGCCGACCTCGCCAAGGGCGGCGACTACCGCACCGCCCTGCTGCCCGTGCAGCCCGACGGCACGCTGACCGCCCGGACCAGCGACAGCGTGGTGAAGGACATCCTCGGCGGCACCGCCAAGAGCCCCGACGCGGGCTCCGCGGTCCGGGTCTCCGTCCAGAACGCCACCGGTGTGAAGGACGACACCGAGAAGGCCCGCGTGGTCCTCCTCAACGGCGGCTTCACCTTCCTCGAGGGCGGCACCGCCGCCGGCACGCAGACCGCGTCCAAGGTGCTCTACGCCGACGCGGCCGGCAAGGCGAACGCCGCCGAGGTCGCCAAGACGCTGGGGCTGCCCGCGTCCGCCGTGGCCAAGGGAACCGTCTCCTCCGGCGCCGACGTCTCGGTCGTCCTCGGCGGCGACTACAAGCCGTCCGCCTCCTGA
- a CDS encoding histidine phosphatase family protein, with protein sequence MSSTGEVGDRKGRGRRIILWRHGQTAWNVERRFQGTTDVELTETGIGQARRAARLLASLGPDAIVSSDLRRAADTAAELAALTGLPVTRDEGLRETYAGVWQGLTHEEILARHGEEYTAWKRGEAVRRGGGELETEVADRAAPVVLRHADKLPEDGTLVVVSHGGTIRTTIGRLLGLESRDWESLGGLSNCCWSVLGEGARGWRLLEHNAGTLPEPVLGDDD encoded by the coding sequence ATGAGCTCCACCGGCGAGGTGGGCGACCGCAAGGGCCGTGGCCGCCGCATCATCCTGTGGCGGCACGGCCAGACCGCGTGGAACGTGGAGCGCCGCTTCCAGGGCACCACGGACGTCGAGCTGACCGAGACCGGCATCGGGCAGGCCCGCCGGGCCGCCCGGCTGCTCGCCTCCCTGGGGCCCGACGCGATCGTCTCCTCGGACCTGCGGCGCGCCGCGGACACGGCCGCCGAGCTGGCCGCCCTCACCGGTCTGCCCGTCACCCGCGACGAGGGTCTGCGCGAGACCTACGCGGGTGTCTGGCAGGGGCTGACGCACGAGGAGATCCTCGCCAGGCACGGCGAGGAGTACACCGCCTGGAAGCGCGGCGAGGCGGTCCGCCGCGGCGGCGGCGAGCTGGAGACCGAGGTCGCCGACCGGGCCGCTCCGGTCGTCCTGCGGCACGCCGACAAGCTGCCCGAGGACGGCACCCTCGTGGTGGTCAGCCACGGCGGCACCATCCGCACCACCATCGGCCGGCTGCTCGGTCTCGAGTCCCGGGACTGGGAGAGCCTCGGCGGTCTGTCGAACTGCTGCTGGTCCGTGCTCGGCGAGGGCGCCCGCGGCTGGCGTCTGCTGGAGCACAACGCGGGCACCCTGCCGGAGCCCGTCCTCGGCGACGACGACTGA
- the nadD gene encoding nicotinate-nucleotide adenylyltransferase, producing MGEQDMPTGPAYETAARAAGTAVGAADPEARTAKNPAYGPGDGPAHTGRRRLGVMGGTFDPIHHGHLVAASEVAARFRLDEVVFVPTGQPWQKSHRSVSPAEDRYLMTVIATAENPQFSVSRIDIDRGGPTYTVDTLRDLRALNPDTDLFFITGADALAQLLTWRDSEELFSLAHFIGVTRPGHQLTNPGLPEGGVSLVEVPALAISSTDCRARVAKGDPIWYMVPDGVVRYIDKRELYRGE from the coding sequence ATGGGAGAGCAGGACATGCCTACCGGTCCGGCGTACGAGACGGCCGCGCGCGCGGCCGGCACCGCCGTCGGCGCCGCCGATCCGGAGGCCCGCACGGCGAAGAACCCGGCGTACGGGCCGGGCGACGGCCCCGCCCACACGGGCAGGCGCCGCCTCGGCGTCATGGGCGGAACGTTCGACCCGATCCACCACGGGCACCTCGTGGCGGCCAGCGAGGTCGCGGCCCGGTTCCGGCTGGACGAGGTGGTGTTCGTCCCCACCGGCCAGCCGTGGCAGAAGTCCCACCGCAGCGTGTCCCCGGCCGAGGACCGCTACCTGATGACGGTCATCGCCACCGCCGAGAACCCGCAGTTCTCCGTCAGCCGCATCGACATCGACCGCGGCGGCCCCACCTACACCGTGGACACCCTGCGCGACCTGCGGGCCCTCAACCCCGACACCGACCTCTTCTTCATCACCGGCGCCGACGCCCTCGCCCAGCTGCTGACCTGGCGGGACTCCGAGGAGCTGTTCTCCCTCGCGCACTTCATCGGCGTCACCCGGCCCGGACACCAGCTGACGAACCCGGGCCTGCCGGAGGGCGGCGTCTCGCTCGTCGAGGTCCCGGCGCTGGCCATCTCCTCCACGGACTGCCGTGCGAGAGTCGCCAAGGGGGACCCCATCTGGTACATGGTGCCGGACGGGGTCGTGCGTTACATCGACAAGCGCGAGCTGTACCGCGGCGAGTGA
- the rsfS gene encoding ribosome silencing factor: protein MTATDRSLELINTAAQAAADKLAHDVIAYDVSDVLSITDAFLLASAPNDRQVRAIVDEIEERLLKELGAKPVRREGDRESRWILLDYVDIVVHVQHSEERVFYALERLWKDCPELKLPADAEATRGKAEEHQRLRDAEAAEEPGGEW, encoded by the coding sequence GTGACCGCCACCGACCGTTCCCTTGAGCTCATCAACACCGCCGCCCAGGCGGCGGCCGACAAGCTCGCCCACGACGTCATCGCCTACGACGTCAGCGACGTGCTGTCCATCACGGACGCATTCCTGCTGGCCTCGGCCCCGAACGACCGCCAGGTCAGGGCGATCGTCGACGAGATCGAGGAGCGCCTGCTGAAGGAGCTGGGCGCCAAGCCGGTACGCCGTGAGGGCGACCGCGAGTCCCGCTGGATCCTCCTCGACTACGTCGACATCGTCGTGCACGTCCAGCACAGCGAGGAGCGTGTCTTCTACGCCCTGGAGCGGCTGTGGAAGGACTGCCCCGAGCTGAAGCTGCCCGCCGACGCCGAGGCCACCCGCGGCAAGGCCGAGGAGCACCAGCGGCTGCGGGACGCCGAGGCCGCCGAGGAACCGGGCGGGGAGTGGTGA
- a CDS encoding glycosyltransferase family 2 protein, with the protein MTVETQPDVSVIIGAYEAMPYLVECLASVEAQTIDPARMEVIAVDDGSTDGTGEYLEEFAARVPMPVTVIRQDNSGGPSGPRNVGLDKAAGRYVFFLDADDRLGPEALERMVAMADRNGTDVVLGRVEGINRVPPKSMWGKSLDRTDVHSSNIKFTLSAQKLFRRALLDRHGMRFDESLWTGEDALFTMEAYLRADGVSVLADYTCYYLVGREDGKHVTKSGGYTLRFDSARALMRLIADMVPAGARRDSLMVRPFLITLLPQFGPKFLKDAEDVRRHKLELAKPLMDAYWTPEVARRLRVHERLRLHLVARQRADLLVDVVEFVKAKKQAAAVLERRGTRLYLVYPHFRSAAAGVPDHVYLAEPREARAFDGYREAAANSFLRRALRKVRRMLPSAGFGTAAA; encoded by the coding sequence GTGACCGTCGAGACGCAGCCTGATGTCAGCGTGATCATCGGGGCGTACGAGGCGATGCCCTACCTGGTCGAGTGCCTGGCGTCCGTAGAGGCGCAGACCATCGACCCGGCCCGTATGGAGGTCATCGCCGTCGACGACGGCTCCACGGACGGCACGGGGGAGTACCTGGAGGAGTTCGCGGCCCGTGTCCCCATGCCGGTCACCGTCATCCGGCAGGACAACTCCGGCGGCCCCAGCGGCCCGCGCAACGTCGGCCTCGACAAGGCGGCCGGACGCTACGTCTTCTTCCTCGACGCCGACGACCGGCTCGGCCCCGAGGCCCTGGAGCGCATGGTCGCCATGGCCGACCGGAACGGCACCGACGTCGTGCTCGGCCGGGTCGAGGGCATCAACCGCGTCCCCCCGAAGTCCATGTGGGGCAAGTCGCTCGACCGGACCGACGTCCACTCCTCCAACATCAAGTTCACGCTGAGCGCGCAGAAACTCTTCCGCCGCGCCCTGCTGGACCGGCACGGCATGCGCTTCGACGAGTCCCTGTGGACCGGCGAGGACGCGCTCTTCACCATGGAGGCGTACCTGCGGGCCGACGGCGTCTCCGTGCTCGCCGACTACACCTGCTACTACCTGGTGGGCCGCGAGGACGGCAAGCACGTGACGAAGAGCGGCGGCTACACGCTCCGCTTCGACTCCGCGCGCGCCCTGATGCGGCTGATCGCCGACATGGTCCCGGCGGGCGCCCGGCGCGACAGCCTCATGGTCCGGCCCTTCCTCATCACCCTGCTGCCGCAGTTCGGGCCGAAGTTCCTCAAGGACGCCGAGGACGTCCGCCGGCACAAGCTCGAACTGGCCAAGCCGCTGATGGACGCCTACTGGACGCCCGAGGTGGCCCGCCGGCTCCGGGTGCACGAACGGCTGCGGCTGCACCTGGTCGCCCGGCAGCGCGCCGATCTGCTGGTCGACGTCGTGGAGTTCGTGAAGGCGAAGAAGCAGGCCGCGGCCGTCCTGGAACGGCGCGGGACCCGGCTGTACCTCGTCTACCCGCACTTCCGCTCGGCCGCGGCCGGCGTCCCCGACCACGTCTACCTCGCCGAACCCCGCGAGGCCCGCGCCTTCGACGGCTACCGGGAGGCCGCCGCCAACTCCTTCCTGCGCAGGGCGCTGCGCAAGGTCCGGCGGATGCTGCCGAGCGCGGGCTTCGGCACGGCGGCGGCCTGA